Proteins from a single region of Oncorhynchus nerka isolate Pitt River linkage group LG18, Oner_Uvic_2.0, whole genome shotgun sequence:
- the LOC135561765 gene encoding N-acetylaspartate synthetase-like isoform X1 — MEDNNNQVTTKCHQKGNNGFRTDRVVVRKFESADYPDVERIFIDGLMEMVPDTAFRGLKHHPESLLLYAAMTIVCFIVTKSFLLTCLVPLAVLCARCYYSRRVVLGYLERAKLTDMGDIDGHYMKTPDSCLWVAVLEGSVVGVVAACALRGEAGTVELHRMSVDRRCRQRGVGVALGRKVLQYAADRGYLSVVLGTTSYSPAAHRLYQTLGFRCVGVTKGYATPGVSRSVLEQLFYRVSHHHYRKDMTVHNTNTHSQQ, encoded by the exons ATGGaagacaacaacaaccaagtgACAACAAAGTGCCACCAGAAAGGGAATAATGGATTTAGAACGGACCGTGTGGTTGTGCGTAAATTCGAAAGCGCTGACTATCCGGACGTCGAGCGCATATTCATTGACGGGCTGATGGAGATGGTTCCGGATACCGCGTTTAGAGGGTTAAAACATCACCCTGAGAGCCTGCTCCTGTACGCCGCTATGACAA TTGTTTGTTTTATTGTGACCAAGTCGTTCTTGCTGACTTGTTTGGTGCCTCTCGCTGTCCTGTGCGCGCGCTGCTACTACAGCAGGAGAGTTGTCCTTGGTTACCTGGAGCGCGCCAAACTCACGGATATGGGCGACATCGATGGACATTACATGAAAACTCCAG ACTCCTGTCTGTGGGTTGCAGTGCTGGAGGGCAGTGTGGTGGGTGTAGTGGCGGCCTGTGCCCTGCGGGGGGAAGCTGGCACTGTGGAGCTGCATCGCATGTCGGTGGACCGGCGCTGTCGGCAACGTGGGGTTGGCGTTGCCCTCGGGCGGAAGGTTCTACAATATGCAGCGGACCGTGGCTACCTCTCTGTCGTCTTGGGAACCACGTCCTACTCGCCGGCTGCTCACCGGCTATACCAGACTCTGGGGTTCCGATGCGTCGGCGTCACCAAGGGATACGCCACGCCTGGTGTGAGCCGGTCGGTACTGGAGCAGCTCTTCTACCGGGTCAGTCATCACCACTACCGGAAGGACATGACCGTTCACAATACTAACACTCACAGCCAGCAGTGA
- the LOC135561765 gene encoding N-acetylaspartate synthetase-like isoform X2, with product MGDIDGHYMKTPDSCLWVAVLEGSVVGVVAACALRGEAGTVELHRMSVDRRCRQRGVGVALGRKVLQYAADRGYLSVVLGTTSYSPAAHRLYQTLGFRCVGVTKGYATPGVSRSVLEQLFYRVSHHHYRKDMTVHNTNTHSQQ from the exons ATGGGCGACATCGATGGACATTACATGAAAACTCCAG ACTCCTGTCTGTGGGTTGCAGTGCTGGAGGGCAGTGTGGTGGGTGTAGTGGCGGCCTGTGCCCTGCGGGGGGAAGCTGGCACTGTGGAGCTGCATCGCATGTCGGTGGACCGGCGCTGTCGGCAACGTGGGGTTGGCGTTGCCCTCGGGCGGAAGGTTCTACAATATGCAGCGGACCGTGGCTACCTCTCTGTCGTCTTGGGAACCACGTCCTACTCGCCGGCTGCTCACCGGCTATACCAGACTCTGGGGTTCCGATGCGTCGGCGTCACCAAGGGATACGCCACGCCTGGTGTGAGCCGGTCGGTACTGGAGCAGCTCTTCTACCGGGTCAGTCATCACCACTACCGGAAGGACATGACCGTTCACAATACTAACACTCACAGCCAGCAGTGA
- the LOC135561770 gene encoding CD209 antigen-like: protein MQTMDIDKDTYANKPRKKDYIGVTFSANFQWWKRPSGVAAVCLGLLCVLLLAGIIGLSVYYTRVIGHYYSAERFQTSSLNNLTKERDQLKTSYTTPTKERNQLKTSYNTLTKERNQLQTSYNTLTKQRDQLQISYNTLTKERDQLQSRYNNLTKERDPLQNSYNTLTKERDQLQTRYNTLTKERDQLQTSYHTRTKERDQLQTSSNNLTKETDQLQTRYNTLTKEKNQLQTSSNTLTKEKDLLQTSYNTLTKERDQLQTRYNTLTKERDQLQTRYNTLTKERDQLQTSSNTLTKERDQLQTSSNTLTKEKDQLQTSYNTLTKERDQLQTSYNTLTKERDQLQTSYNTLTKEKDHLKEELNKQSCGWKKFKSSLYYLSTEKKSWTESRQDCLGRGAHLVIINSKEEQEFIHEWSGCLEIYLGFHDTNTEGVWEWINDGALDQSSAPVTTYWRDGEPNDANQGEDCAHLSKMASDPLKSWNDVPCTMNKHWMCEKTTSTL, encoded by the exons ATGCAGACCATGGATATTGACAAAGACACATATGCCAACAAGCCCAGAAAAAAGGATTACATCGGTGTTACATTTTCAG CTAACTTTCAGTGGTGGAAGAGACCATCCGGAGTTGCTGCAGTGTGTCTGGGGCTGCTGTGTGTTCTCCTATTGGCTGGGATCATaggcctgtctgtctact ATACCCGAGTCATTGGTCATTACTACTCTGCAGAGAGATTCCAGACGTCCAGTTtgaacaacctgactaaagagagagaccagctaaaGACCAGTTACACCACCCCAACTAAAGAGAGAAACCAGTTAaagaccagttacaacaccctgactaaagagagaaaccagttacagaccagttacaacacactgactaaacagagagaccagctacagatcagttacaacaccctgactaaagagagagaccagctacagagcagatacaacaacctgactaaagagagagacccgCTACAGAAcagttacaacaccctgactaaagagagagaccagttacagactagatacaacaccctgactaaagagagagaccagttacagaccagtTACCACACCcggactaaagagagagaccagttacagaccagtagtaacaacctgactaaagagacagaccagctacagaccagatacaacaccctgactaaagagaaaAACCAGTTACAGACAAGTTctaacaccctgactaaagagaaagacctgctacagaccagttataacaccctgactaaagagagagaccagttacagaccagatacaacaccctgactaaagagagagaccagttacagaccagatacaacaccctgactaaagagagagaccagttacagaccagtagtaacaccctgactaaagagagagaccagttacagaccagtagtaacaccctgactaaagagaaaGACCAGCTACAGACAAGTTataacaccctgactaaagagagagaccagttacagaccagttacaacaccctgactaaagagagagaccagttacagaccagttacaacaccctgactaaagagaaaGACCACTTGAAGGAAGAGCTAAACAAACAGAGCTGTG GATGGAAGAAGTTTAAGTCCAGTTTGTATTACCTCTCTACTGAGAAGAAATCCTGGACAGAGAGCAGGCAGGACTGTCTGGGACGAGGAGCACACCTGGTGATCATTAACAGCAAAGAGGAACAG GAATTTATCCATGAATGGAGTGGATGCCTGGAAATCTATCTTGGTTTCCATGACACCAATACAGAGGGGGTTTGGGAGTGGATTAACGATGGCGCATTAGACCAATCATCAGCTCCTGTCACTAC GTATTGGAGGGATGGGGAACCAAAcgatgcaaatcagggtgaagaCTGCGCTCATCTCTCAAAGATGGCATCAGACCCACTAAAGAGTTGGAACGACGTACCATGCACAATGAATAAGCACTGGATGTGTGAGAAGACAACGTCCACATTGTAA